The Pyxidicoccus sp. MSG2 DNA segment ACGCCCCCGACGGCCTGCTCGACACCTATACGGCCGAGTGCCACCCGATGGCGGCGCGCGTGCTCGACAACACCCGCGCCCAGCTCGCGCTCATGCGTCCCGACCCGCAGACGACCGCGATGCGGCGGATCGTAGCGAGTTGCTGACCACCTACGCCGACGTCAATCGCTACTTCGGCGAGATGATCAGCAGCGTCGCCACGCGCTACGACCTCGGCGACGACGATCCGCTCGTCGGGCGCCTCGTCGCCGACGTCGAGCTGACGATTGCCGGAGTGGTCACGCGCCTGTTCTCGCTGATGCGCGACGGCCGCGGGCTCCTCGTCGATGGAGACGGCGTGGCCTCCGCGCAAGGGGCCGCGTGGGCGTCGCGGGTGCGCGTGGTGAAGGCCCCCGGGGCGCGCTCGATGCTGGTACGCCCCGACGGCTGCATCGCGTGGGCCGGGCGCGACGGTGGACTGCACCCCGCACTGGAGCGCTGGTTCTCAGCCCCCTGACGGTTCGTGTTCGCGTGGCGACCTGTTCCGCGGCCTGGCGGAAGCACCTCCGTGCGCCGCGCAAGCTCCGGGCGAGACCGAGGAGCAGGCTCCGGCTACGGAGTGGTGCCGCCGAGCTCGCGCTGGAGGTCTCGCGGCACAGGCCGCTCCAGCTCGAAGGTGACGGTCATGGGGGCATCACCTCGTACGCCCATGACTCGCGCCTCTCCCATGTAGAAGGCGGGGGCGTGCGAGCGCCGCTGGACGAACAGGTGGAGTGACACTCCGTTCCGGGCGTGCTCCAGCACCTTCCGGCCCGCGTTGTTCGCGCGAGTCATCTTGTTCTGGCTGGTCCACGAGAAGCGCCGCTCCGAGAGGAAGTGGTTCAGGTAGCGGTGCGTCTGCTTCGCCCCGCTCGTGTCGAGCTTGGTGATGATGACGCCGTGCTGGCCGAACCACAGGATACCGGTGTTGTGGCGGATGGGGTCGTACTGCTCCCCGAAGTGGCGGACGATTTCGGGGCGTGTGTAGGGGACGTGATGTGCCAGGTCCGAGGGGCTCCGCAGGACGCCTCCGTGGCGCTCCAGGTGGTCCTTGTTCACCGTGTACAGCAGGCGTCCCTCCACCTGGGAGGGCAGCTCGGCTCCGACCCCCTCGAAGAGGATGCGGCTCAGACGTCCCCCGGAGAGCAGGTCCTCCGGAAGCTTCGTGGCCAGGGTCTTCCAGGCCCGTGAGGCCTCGAGCGGTGCGTGCTCGACCTGCCACTGGGGGTACTTCCGGAAGAACGCCTCGTAGCCGGCCTCCGGCTGTTCGGGACGGGTGATGAGTCCCCAGAGCAGGGCATAGGGTCCGACCCGGGGGGCCTGCCAGTCCACTTCCAGGGCCGCCAGGAACCTCCGGACCGGATGGTCCTCGGGGAGTCCCACCGCCCAGGGAGGGAGGTCTCGATGCGCCTGCTGGCAGTCGAGCCAGGTGCCGAAGACCGCGCGGAAGTCACTCAGCGCGGGGAGCTCATCGCGGTGCCAGAGGTCGAGGGGAAGCGGAGAGCGGCCCAACTCCTCCCGGAGTGATTGATAGGCCTCGGTGCAGCGCTCACGCCGCGTGACTTCCCCGCGGCTCTTCTCCAGCAGCTCCCGGGTGCGCCGCTCGAGGATGACCTCGCAGTCGCGAGGAGGCTTCAGGGTGAAGCCCTGGATGTCGGCGCGGGCCCCCGTGCCCTGCGGGAAGTGAAGGGCCTTGAGGGACGCCCAGCTGCTCCGATGATGGCCGACGAAGTCGAGGACGGTCAGCACCTCTGTTCCCGGATACAGGCGCAGCCCGCGCCCCAGTTGCTGGAGGAACAGCGAGGCGGAGTCCGTGGGGCGCAGGAAGAGGAGCGAGTTGATGGCCGGGATGTCGACGCCCTCGTTCAAGACGTCCGCGGCGAACAGCCACTCCAGCGGGTCGTCCACGTCCGCCAGCCTTCGGTAGAGGTGCTCACGCAACTCGACGGGTTGCTCTCCCGAGACAACCTCGGCGTGCTGGTTCCTCCGCTGGAAGGCCTCTGCCATGAAACGGGCGTGGCGGAGGCTGGCGCAGAAGCCCACCGTCGCTCGCTTCGGCCCGTCGAAGCCGCGCAGGAGCGCCTGCTCCAGCACCAGCTCGGCGCGCGTGTCGATGGACAGCTCCCGCTCCAGGGCTTCGATGGAGAGCCTCCCGTTCCTCCAGGGAATCCGCGCGAAGTCGACGGTCTCGTCCGCGATGCCGAAGTAATGAAAGGGCAGGAGCCAGCCGCGCTCGATGGCCTCGGGGAGGCGCATCTCGTAGGCGATGTTCCAGTTGCACCACTCGAGCACGTCGTGTCCGTCCTGACGTTCAGGCGTGGCCGTCATCCCCAGCAGGAAGGCGTCCTGGAGGAGCGTGCGCAGCGGCTGATAGCTCGGGGCCTCCGCGTGATGGAACTCGTCGATGATGACGTAGTCCCACTTGCGCCCGAGCAGCGCGGTGTTGTCACGAAGG contains these protein-coding regions:
- a CDS encoding DUF3427 domain-containing protein encodes the protein MLDIVRAGLARAEEARFAVSFTRSSGLQLLVDPLREMARRGGRIRLLTSTYQELTQPEALEALLKLEGVECRVQEGRTPFHAKFWWFNGSTVGECWAGSSNLTKGGLATNLEWNIRASGPESLEQTRRQFDTLWSRPDVRPLSQELIRWYQGRRRRERVPAPLLLAADAPRPRPEPNPAQREALRKLAELRARGERRAAVIAATGLGKTYLAAFDVSVSGARNVLYVSHRLEHLTQALRAFRDVLHDHQLGLAGGGHLGLDADVVFATVQGLRDNTALLGRKWDYVIIDEFHHAEAPSYQPLRTLLQDAFLLGMTATPERQDGHDVLEWCNWNIAYEMRLPEAIERGWLLPFHYFGIADETVDFARIPWRNGRLSIEALERELSIDTRAELVLEQALLRGFDGPKRATVGFCASLRHARFMAEAFQRRNQHAEVVSGEQPVELREHLYRRLADVDDPLEWLFAADVLNEGVDIPAINSLLFLRPTDSASLFLQQLGRGLRLYPGTEVLTVLDFVGHHRSSWASLKALHFPQGTGARADIQGFTLKPPRDCEVILERRTRELLEKSRGEVTRRERCTEAYQSLREELGRSPLPLDLWHRDELPALSDFRAVFGTWLDCQQAHRDLPPWAVGLPEDHPVRRFLAALEVDWQAPRVGPYALLWGLITRPEQPEAGYEAFFRKYPQWQVEHAPLEASRAWKTLATKLPEDLLSGGRLSRILFEGVGAELPSQVEGRLLYTVNKDHLERHGGVLRSPSDLAHHVPYTRPEIVRHFGEQYDPIRHNTGILWFGQHGVIITKLDTSGAKQTHRYLNHFLSERRFSWTSQNKMTRANNAGRKVLEHARNGVSLHLFVQRRSHAPAFYMGEARVMGVRGDAPMTVTFELERPVPRDLQRELGGTTP